In a genomic window of Alcanivorax sp.:
- a CDS encoding ArsA family ATPase, with product MPSLNLDNLLAEKSLLMVGGKGGVGKTTTASALALRAAEQGRRVLLVSTDPAHSLADAFARPIGNHPTRLAPNLVALEMDPDQEVDAYLDRVSAQMRRFAGPDQVRELEKQLRLSRQSPGAQEAALLERIARIIDEDSRDYDLLIFDTAPTGHTLRLLSLPEVMAAWTDGLLRHNEKARKLGKVLGHLTPGKDLDSPLQDPTEHATADLDPRSREVAETLLARQRLFHRTRRQLSDPDHTAFLFVLTPERLPILETARAVATLRDSHIPVAGAIVNRVLPDAADSAFFAARLARQQRHMIELDEALKGLPRIQLPLLEDDIQGLDGLQEFAALLEPTI from the coding sequence ATGCCTTCATTGAATCTGGACAACCTGCTGGCGGAAAAATCCCTGCTAATGGTCGGCGGCAAGGGCGGCGTGGGAAAGACCACCACCGCCTCTGCCCTGGCCCTGCGCGCCGCCGAACAGGGGCGCCGGGTGCTGCTGGTGTCCACTGATCCGGCCCACAGCCTGGCCGATGCCTTCGCCCGCCCCATCGGCAACCACCCCACCCGCCTGGCTCCGAACCTGGTGGCCCTGGAAATGGATCCAGACCAGGAAGTGGATGCCTACCTGGACCGGGTCAGTGCCCAGATGCGTCGCTTTGCGGGCCCGGACCAGGTCCGCGAGCTGGAAAAACAGCTACGCCTGAGCCGCCAGTCTCCCGGTGCCCAGGAAGCCGCCCTGCTGGAGCGAATCGCCCGCATCATTGATGAAGACAGCCGCGACTACGACCTGCTAATTTTCGATACTGCGCCAACCGGCCACACCCTGCGTCTGCTGAGCCTGCCGGAAGTGATGGCCGCCTGGACCGATGGCCTGCTACGTCACAATGAAAAGGCTCGCAAGCTGGGCAAGGTGCTGGGTCACCTGACACCCGGCAAGGATCTGGACAGCCCGCTGCAGGACCCCACCGAACATGCCACCGCCGATCTGGACCCGCGGAGCCGGGAGGTGGCAGAGACGCTGCTGGCCAGGCAGCGCCTGTTCCACCGCACCCGCAGACAGCTCAGCGACCCGGACCACACCGCCTTCCTGTTTGTTCTGACCCCGGAACGTCTACCCATCCTGGAAACCGCCCGGGCCGTCGCCACCCTGCGCGACAGCCACATCCCGGTGGCCGGCGCCATCGTCAACCGGGTCCTCCCGGATGCCGCCGACAGTGCCTTCTTCGCCGCCCGCCTGGCTCGACAGCAGCGACACATGATCGAATTGGATGAGGCGCTCAAGGGGCTGCCCAGAATCCAGTTGCCGTTGTTGGAAGACGATATTCAGGGACTGGACGGGCTGCAGGAGTTTGCGGCGTTGCTGGAACCGACGATATAG
- a CDS encoding cory-CC-star protein, translating to MTGKTRLFFRRLGELGAQYYNAPYRAAIARAKRDEEDLFMLLVFAEMMGVPNPAAWSTLELQPLLMDRFHEWHTRMGMERSPLDHFRCC from the coding sequence ATGACCGGCAAGACACGGCTGTTTTTCCGCCGCCTGGGAGAACTGGGGGCCCAGTACTACAACGCCCCCTACCGGGCGGCCATCGCCCGGGCCAAGCGGGACGAGGAAGACTTGTTCATGTTGCTGGTGTTTGCGGAAATGATGGGAGTGCCCAACCCGGCCGCCTGGAGCACGCTGGAACTGCAGCCGCTGCTGATGGACCGCTTTCACGAATGGCATACCCGCATGGGCATGGAACGCTCACCGCTTGATCATTTCCGCTGCTGCTGA
- a CDS encoding CrcB family protein: MSMATLAPWLAVAGGGAIGACLRFATSLWIGVPAMPAWPWATFGVNLLGSFLFGFLAVALASLPVGEIWRLALMTGMLGALTTFSTFSFELVRLVEVKAFGMAAGYGLASVLVCFCLGGLGLLLGRLVFE, encoded by the coding sequence ATGAGCATGGCAACCCTGGCGCCCTGGCTGGCCGTTGCCGGCGGCGGTGCCATTGGCGCTTGCCTGCGTTTCGCCACCAGCCTGTGGATTGGGGTACCGGCCATGCCGGCCTGGCCCTGGGCCACCTTCGGGGTGAATCTGTTGGGCAGCTTTCTGTTCGGCTTTCTGGCCGTGGCTCTGGCCAGTTTGCCGGTGGGTGAGATCTGGCGTCTGGCCCTGATGACCGGCATGCTCGGTGCCTTGACAACCTTTTCCACCTTTTCCTTCGAGCTGGTTCGATTGGTGGAAGTGAAAGCTTTCGGCATGGCGGCAGGCTACGGCCTGGCGTCGGTGCTGGTCTGTTTTTGTCTCGGCGGGCTGGGGTTGCTGCTGGGCCGGTTGGTTTTTGAATAA
- the cysG gene encoding siroheme synthase CysG, which yields MEFLPISWRLQGKSALLVGGGEVALRKGRLLHRSGAKVSVVAPEVCAELCDIAEQSGGDIRERSFETADLEGQALVIGATDDAAVNAAVAQQAQAKGLPVNVVDNPSLGDFIFPAIVDRSPVLISISSSGASPVLARKLRSQLESSLPARWGRLADLMAKFRQPLKDKLDNVGARRLFWEQALEGPLVEKVMAGKDSEAETLLSEAIDQADASRLSRGEVYLVGAGPGDPDLLTFRALRLLQKADVVLYDRLVGPGIVDLARRDAEMVYVGKARDKHALPQDNINELLVHYAKQGKKVCRLKGGDPFIFGRGGEEIDLIVAEGIDFQVVPGITAASGCAAYAGIPLTHRDHAQSVRFVTGHRKDGSVDLDWQHLVSETETVVFYMGLVGLRQICSKLMEHGRAGDTPIALVSRGTTNLQEVITGTLDSLADQIEGREIHAPTLIIVGSVVSLHSQFEWFKKSS from the coding sequence ATGGAATTCCTACCAATTAGCTGGCGTCTGCAGGGCAAATCGGCCCTGCTTGTTGGCGGCGGCGAAGTCGCCCTGCGCAAGGGGCGCCTGCTGCACCGTTCGGGTGCAAAGGTAAGTGTGGTTGCGCCCGAAGTGTGCGCGGAATTGTGCGACATTGCGGAGCAAAGTGGGGGCGACATCCGTGAGCGCTCCTTCGAGACGGCGGATCTGGAAGGCCAGGCCCTGGTGATTGGTGCCACCGACGATGCAGCGGTGAACGCTGCAGTGGCACAACAGGCCCAGGCGAAAGGATTGCCGGTCAATGTGGTGGACAATCCCTCCCTGGGTGACTTCATCTTCCCGGCCATCGTGGACCGTTCCCCGGTGCTGATCAGTATCAGCTCCTCCGGTGCCTCCCCGGTGCTGGCGCGCAAACTGCGCAGCCAGCTGGAGTCTTCGCTGCCGGCTCGCTGGGGGCGTCTGGCAGACCTGATGGCGAAATTCCGCCAGCCCCTCAAGGACAAGCTCGACAATGTGGGTGCCCGTCGTCTGTTCTGGGAGCAGGCGTTGGAGGGACCGCTGGTCGAGAAGGTCATGGCCGGCAAGGACAGCGAAGCGGAAACCCTGCTCAGCGAAGCCATTGATCAGGCTGATGCCAGCCGCCTCAGCCGTGGCGAGGTGTACCTGGTGGGTGCCGGCCCCGGCGACCCGGACTTGCTTACCTTCCGCGCCCTGCGCCTGCTGCAGAAAGCCGATGTGGTGCTCTACGATCGTCTGGTGGGGCCGGGCATTGTGGACCTGGCTCGCCGGGATGCGGAAATGGTCTATGTGGGCAAGGCCCGTGATAAGCACGCCTTGCCCCAGGACAACATCAACGAACTGCTGGTGCACTACGCTAAACAGGGCAAGAAGGTGTGTCGGCTGAAAGGCGGGGATCCGTTTATCTTCGGGCGCGGTGGCGAGGAAATCGACCTGATCGTGGCCGAGGGCATCGACTTTCAGGTGGTGCCGGGCATCACCGCCGCCAGTGGCTGTGCCGCCTATGCCGGGATCCCGCTGACCCATCGTGATCATGCACAATCCGTTCGCTTCGTCACTGGCCATCGCAAGGATGGCTCCGTGGACCTGGATTGGCAGCATCTGGTCAGTGAAACCGAAACGGTGGTGTTCTACATGGGCCTGGTGGGCCTGCGGCAGATTTGCAGCAAGCTGATGGAGCATGGGCGCGCCGGTGATACGCCGATAGCCCTGGTGTCGCGCGGCACTACCAATCTCCAGGAAGTGATCACCGGGACGCTGGATAGCCTGGCGGATCAGATCGAAGGGCGGGAGATTCATGCGCCCACGTTGATCATTGTCGGCAGTGTGGTGAGCCTGCATTCGCAGTTTGAATGGTTTAAAAAAAGCAGTTAA
- a CDS encoding glycosyl transferase family protein produces MTEHAFAPFVRTLGRGKRARRSLTREEAREAMQAILDGQVEDIQLGAFLMLLRVKEETPEELAGFLDACRPVCYQALATLPDVQLDWPSYAGKKKHHPWYLLAALLLASQGIRTLLHGGPAHTPNRVYSDQLLPQLGLPVANSPREAAAHLDQHDLAYLPLETFCAPLSRLLTLRYFLGLRSPINTLARSLNPAKAPLSMQSVFHPAYIELHQGAADLAGDQDLLLFKGEGGELEIRPDARTQITGIRHGEHLEGAAVLDNVMARQTPPGEPDAQTVLAVWRGEQSDDYGENAVIQTVAVALWGLDRAESLEQAQQQARELWLNRNKQGLSGRN; encoded by the coding sequence ATGACTGAACATGCTTTTGCACCCTTTGTACGGACGCTTGGCCGCGGTAAACGAGCCAGGCGCAGTCTCACCCGGGAAGAAGCCCGGGAGGCCATGCAGGCAATCCTTGATGGCCAGGTGGAGGATATCCAGCTTGGTGCTTTCCTGATGCTGCTGCGGGTGAAGGAAGAAACCCCGGAGGAGCTGGCTGGCTTTCTGGATGCCTGCCGCCCGGTCTGTTACCAGGCGCTGGCGACCCTGCCGGACGTACAGCTGGACTGGCCCAGCTATGCGGGCAAGAAGAAACATCACCCCTGGTACCTTCTGGCAGCGCTATTGCTGGCCAGCCAGGGCATCCGCACCCTGCTCCACGGTGGCCCCGCCCATACCCCCAACCGGGTCTATAGCGATCAGCTTCTGCCACAGCTGGGCCTGCCAGTGGCCAACTCTCCCCGGGAAGCCGCTGCGCACCTGGATCAGCACGACCTGGCTTATTTGCCCCTGGAGACCTTCTGCGCGCCGCTTTCGCGCCTGCTGACCCTGCGCTATTTTCTTGGCCTGCGCTCCCCCATTAACACCCTGGCTCGCAGCCTCAATCCAGCCAAGGCCCCTCTGTCCATGCAGAGCGTCTTCCACCCGGCCTATATCGAACTGCACCAGGGCGCCGCCGACCTGGCCGGTGATCAGGATCTGTTGTTGTTCAAGGGCGAAGGCGGCGAACTGGAAATCCGCCCGGATGCCCGCACCCAGATCACCGGCATCCGCCACGGAGAACATCTGGAAGGCGCAGCCGTTCTGGACAACGTCATGGCACGACAAACACCTCCAGGCGAGCCGGACGCACAAACAGTGCTGGCGGTATGGCGTGGCGAGCAGAGCGATGACTATGGCGAGAATGCGGTAATTCAGACCGTCGCGGTAGCGCTATGGGGGTTGGACCGGGCGGAAAGCCTGGAACAGGCCCAGCAACAGGCCCGGGAGTTATGGCTTAACCGGAACAAGCAAGGTTTATCGGGAAGAAATTAA
- a CDS encoding Bax inhibitor-1/YccA family protein, whose protein sequence is MNNPTNPYSVSSHGAAVTGERAAQVLKNTYMLLGLSLIVATGASWFAMASNIGFINVWLTIGVYFGLLFATNMLRNSAWGILAVFALTGWLGFTTGPIINMYAQMPGGMGTVTMALGGTAGIFVVMSAIALVTKKDFSFLTNFIMVGILVAFVAAIANIFFAIPALALAISAAFVLLSSMLIMWQTSAIIHGGETNYIMATVTLFVSLYNLFMSLLHLLTALGDD, encoded by the coding sequence ATGAATAACCCGACTAACCCCTATTCCGTCTCCTCCCACGGCGCTGCCGTCACCGGGGAACGTGCGGCCCAGGTATTGAAGAACACCTACATGCTGCTGGGGCTGTCACTGATTGTCGCCACCGGCGCGTCCTGGTTTGCCATGGCCAGCAACATCGGCTTTATCAACGTATGGCTCACCATCGGTGTTTACTTCGGCCTGCTGTTCGCCACCAACATGCTCCGCAACAGCGCCTGGGGCATTCTGGCTGTGTTCGCTCTGACCGGCTGGCTGGGCTTTACCACCGGCCCGATCATCAACATGTACGCGCAAATGCCCGGTGGTATGGGAACCGTCACCATGGCTCTGGGCGGCACCGCGGGTATCTTCGTGGTCATGTCTGCCATCGCCCTGGTAACCAAGAAGGATTTCAGCTTCCTGACCAACTTCATCATGGTCGGCATTCTGGTGGCCTTTGTTGCTGCCATCGCCAATATCTTCTTCGCCATTCCGGCACTGGCCCTGGCGATCTCCGCCGCCTTCGTACTGCTGTCTTCCATGCTGATCATGTGGCAGACCAGTGCCATCATCCACGGCGGCGAGACCAACTACATCATGGCCACGGTGACCCTGTTCGTGTCCCTGTATAACCTGTTCATGTCCCTGCTGCACCTGCTCACCGCCCTCGGCGACGATTGA
- a CDS encoding carbon starvation protein A encodes MSAIVLLLLGLGGMAAGYLLYSRFIATRIYKLDPNFRTPAHEYEDGVDFVPTNRFVLWGHHFTSVAGAAPIVGPAIAVIWGWLPAFLWVVLGTVFFAGVHDSGALWASVRNRAKSVGSLTGEVVGRRARTVFMIVIFLVLLMVNAVFGVVIAKLLINNPGAVVPVWGAIAVALVIGQLIYRRIIGLGVVSVVGVIALYSLIYIGPQVPVELPEQVMGLSASASWILLLFGYAAIASLLPVWVLLQPRDYINGLQLFVGLILLYGAVLIGNPQVVAPMINSDVPAGTPSLLPLLFVTIACGAISGFHGLVASGTSSKQLDKEPDARFVGYFGAVGEGALALAAIIAATAGFATLADWQAVYTAFGDGSLTAFVNGGANILAGGTGMDVGVAATLLTVMAALFAGTTMDTGLRLQRYIFQEWGEIYQQKWLTRPLPATLLAVASCLLLAFGAGGADGSGGLLIWPLFGTTNQLLAGLTLLVITIMLVKRGRPAIYTLAPLVFLLVMTLYALLIQLKSFYDKSDWFLLGLDLVVLVAALLVTLECAAALKRAFNAPPERI; translated from the coding sequence ATGAGCGCAATCGTTCTGCTTCTGCTCGGCCTGGGTGGCATGGCCGCCGGATATTTATTGTACTCCCGCTTTATCGCTACCCGCATCTACAAGCTTGACCCCAATTTCCGTACCCCAGCCCATGAATATGAGGATGGCGTGGATTTTGTGCCCACCAACCGCTTTGTGCTATGGGGTCACCACTTCACCTCCGTGGCCGGCGCCGCGCCGATTGTTGGCCCGGCGATCGCGGTAATCTGGGGCTGGTTGCCCGCCTTTCTGTGGGTGGTGCTGGGCACCGTTTTCTTTGCCGGGGTCCACGACAGTGGCGCCCTCTGGGCCAGTGTGCGCAACCGGGCAAAGTCCGTTGGCTCCCTGACCGGTGAAGTCGTCGGACGTCGTGCCCGCACGGTGTTCATGATCGTCATCTTCCTGGTGTTACTGATGGTCAACGCGGTTTTCGGAGTGGTCATCGCCAAGCTATTGATCAACAATCCGGGCGCCGTTGTACCGGTATGGGGCGCCATCGCCGTGGCCCTGGTGATTGGTCAGTTGATCTACCGCCGGATTATTGGTCTCGGGGTGGTTTCCGTGGTGGGTGTCATTGCCCTCTATAGCCTGATCTATATCGGCCCACAGGTGCCGGTGGAATTGCCGGAGCAGGTCATGGGCCTGTCCGCCAGTGCCAGCTGGATTCTGCTGCTGTTCGGCTATGCGGCCATCGCCTCCCTGCTGCCGGTGTGGGTGTTGCTGCAACCCCGCGATTACATCAATGGCCTGCAACTGTTCGTGGGCCTGATCCTGCTCTATGGTGCCGTACTGATCGGCAACCCACAGGTGGTGGCGCCGATGATCAACAGCGATGTGCCGGCCGGCACGCCATCTCTGCTGCCACTACTGTTTGTCACCATCGCCTGTGGCGCCATTTCCGGTTTTCATGGCCTGGTGGCGTCCGGCACCAGCTCCAAACAGTTGGATAAAGAACCGGATGCCCGCTTTGTCGGCTATTTCGGGGCTGTCGGTGAAGGCGCCCTGGCTCTGGCGGCCATCATCGCGGCCACCGCCGGCTTCGCCACTCTGGCGGACTGGCAGGCCGTCTATACCGCTTTCGGCGATGGCAGCCTCACTGCGTTCGTCAACGGCGGCGCCAATATTCTTGCCGGCGGTACCGGCATGGACGTGGGCGTGGCCGCCACCTTGCTGACCGTGATGGCTGCCCTGTTTGCCGGCACCACCATGGACACCGGCCTGCGCCTGCAGCGCTATATCTTCCAGGAATGGGGAGAAATCTATCAGCAGAAATGGCTCACTCGCCCCCTGCCCGCCACCCTCCTGGCAGTGGCCAGCTGCCTGCTGCTGGCCTTCGGGGCCGGCGGCGCCGATGGCTCCGGCGGCCTGCTGATCTGGCCATTATTTGGCACCACCAACCAGTTGCTGGCCGGGCTTACCCTGCTGGTGATCACCATCATGCTGGTCAAACGGGGCCGCCCCGCCATTTACACATTGGCACCACTGGTATTCCTGCTGGTAATGACCCTGTACGCCCTGTTGATCCAGCTCAAGAGCTTCTACGACAAGTCGGACTGGTTCCTGCTGGGGCTGGATCTGGTGGTTCTGGTAGCCGCCCTGCTGGTCACCCTGGAGTGTGCCGCCGCCCTGAAACGTGCCTTCAACGCACCGCCGGAGAGAATCTGA
- the serS gene encoding serine--tRNA ligase produces the protein MLDIRALRQDGEAIKAALAKRGFDLDLDAFAALDARRKQADVRSQDLQAERKKASKQVGQLIQSGMDVDQAKAQVAESLKTIDQELDQEVANAKAIQEEIRDFLMGIPNVPQDAVPAGNDEDDNVEVRQWGTPKTFAFEPKDHVDVGEALGQGSLDFERAAKLSGSRFAVMTGGLARLHRALIDFMLDTHSSEHGYEEVYVPYLVGPEALRGTGQLPKFADDLFKMEGERELYLIPTAEVPVTNLAADEIIDAEALPRRYTCHTPCFRSEAGSHGKDTRGMIRQHQFEKVELVQLVRPEESDAALEALTGHAEAILQKLDLPYRVVILCGGDLGFSSSKTYDIEVWLPSQQRYREISSCSNFRDYQARRMQARWRNPETGKPELVHTLNGSGLAVGRTLVAILENYQNDDGSVTVPEALRPYMRGLERLK, from the coding sequence ATGCTGGATATTCGTGCCCTGCGTCAGGACGGTGAAGCCATCAAGGCGGCACTGGCCAAGCGTGGTTTTGACCTGGATCTGGACGCCTTTGCTGCCCTGGATGCCCGTCGCAAACAGGCGGACGTGCGCTCCCAGGATCTGCAGGCTGAGCGCAAGAAAGCGTCCAAGCAGGTGGGGCAGCTGATCCAGTCCGGCATGGATGTGGATCAGGCCAAGGCCCAGGTGGCCGAATCCCTGAAAACCATCGATCAGGAACTGGATCAGGAAGTGGCCAACGCCAAAGCGATCCAGGAGGAAATCCGCGATTTTCTGATGGGCATCCCCAATGTGCCTCAGGACGCCGTACCCGCCGGCAATGACGAAGACGACAACGTGGAAGTGCGCCAGTGGGGCACCCCCAAGACTTTTGCCTTCGAACCGAAGGATCACGTGGATGTTGGCGAGGCACTGGGGCAGGGTAGCCTCGATTTCGAGCGCGCTGCCAAACTGTCCGGCTCTCGTTTTGCGGTAATGACCGGTGGCCTGGCCCGTCTGCACCGGGCACTGATCGACTTCATGCTCGACACTCACAGCAGCGAACATGGTTACGAAGAAGTTTATGTACCTTATCTGGTAGGCCCGGAAGCCCTGCGTGGCACCGGCCAGCTGCCCAAATTCGCCGATGATCTGTTCAAGATGGAAGGCGAGCGGGAGTTGTACCTGATTCCCACCGCCGAGGTCCCGGTAACCAATCTGGCCGCTGACGAAATCATTGACGCGGAGGCGCTGCCCCGTCGCTATACCTGCCATACCCCCTGTTTCCGCTCCGAGGCAGGCAGCCATGGCAAGGACACCCGCGGCATGATCCGCCAGCATCAGTTCGAGAAGGTGGAGCTGGTGCAACTGGTACGTCCGGAAGAGTCCGATGCGGCGCTGGAAGCCCTGACCGGCCATGCGGAAGCGATTCTGCAGAAGCTGGATCTGCCCTATCGGGTAGTGATCCTGTGCGGCGGAGACCTGGGCTTTTCTTCCTCCAAGACCTATGACATCGAGGTTTGGCTGCCCAGCCAGCAGCGCTACCGGGAAATTTCCTCCTGCTCCAATTTCCGTGACTACCAGGCGCGCCGCATGCAGGCCCGCTGGCGCAACCCGGAAACCGGCAAGCCCGAACTGGTACATACCTTGAATGGGTCTGGTCTGGCAGTAGGGCGTACACTGGTGGCGATCCTCGAGAACTATCAGAACGATGATGGTTCCGTGACCGTACCGGAGGCATTGCGCCCCTACATGAGAGGTCTTGAACGCCTGAAGTAG
- the tusD gene encoding sulfurtransferase complex subunit TusD yields the protein MRFALLVNAAADSAAALTALHTAQALLGHPDHQLYRLFFYRDAVHLANRYAWSADGDQASAAQQWQQWLGDNPIDAVVCVGAAQRRGVVPDTLADGFTLAGLGQWADALINSDRVIQFG from the coding sequence ATGCGATTTGCCCTTCTGGTCAACGCAGCGGCGGATTCCGCCGCTGCATTGACCGCTCTCCACACTGCCCAAGCCCTGCTGGGCCACCCTGATCACCAGCTTTATCGCCTCTTTTTCTACCGGGATGCCGTGCACCTGGCGAATCGATATGCCTGGAGTGCTGATGGTGACCAGGCCAGTGCCGCCCAGCAATGGCAGCAATGGCTCGGTGACAATCCGATCGATGCGGTGGTTTGCGTGGGTGCTGCCCAGCGTCGGGGCGTAGTACCAGACACCCTGGCCGACGGCTTCACCCTGGCCGGGCTGGGCCAGTGGGCAGATGCCCTGATCAACAGCGACCGGGTGATACAGTTTGGCTAA
- a CDS encoding replication-associated recombination protein A produces MNDLFATDAAQQAQPLAARLRPTSLGEYVGQQHLVGEGKPFRQALERGQLHSMILWGPPGTGKTTLALILAQTVDAAFVTLSAVLSGVKDIRAAVEQAQVRLGQGRRTVLFVDEVHRFNKAQQDAFLPHVEEGTITFIGATTENPSFELNNALLSRARVYRLRSLTADDLRGLLDRALAEPSLKGMRLDDEARELLLNYADGDARRLLNMLEVAADLAGGEAPVIDAELMREVLRDAVRRFDKGGDLFYDQISALHKSVRGSDPDAALYWFARMLDGGCDPLYIARRVVRMASEEVANADPRALTLCLQAWDVQERLGSPEGELAIAQAITYLAVAPKSNAVYKAYNQARALVREHPTDEVPLHLRNAPTQLMKDEGFGAEYHYAHDFPDAFVAGENYFPPSLSGTRLYEPVNRGLEIKVAEKLARLRGLNAQSDWQRYGDEQ; encoded by the coding sequence ATGAACGACCTGTTCGCCACTGATGCGGCCCAGCAGGCACAGCCCCTGGCGGCTCGCCTGCGTCCCACCTCGCTGGGCGAGTACGTGGGGCAGCAGCATCTGGTGGGCGAGGGTAAGCCCTTTCGCCAAGCGCTGGAGCGTGGGCAACTGCATTCCATGATCCTGTGGGGCCCGCCGGGCACCGGCAAGACTACTCTGGCCCTCATCCTTGCCCAAACGGTGGATGCCGCCTTTGTCACGCTTTCCGCAGTGCTGTCGGGGGTAAAGGATATCCGCGCCGCGGTGGAGCAGGCCCAGGTTCGCCTGGGGCAGGGCCGCCGCACCGTGTTGTTCGTGGACGAGGTGCACCGCTTTAACAAGGCCCAGCAGGACGCCTTCCTGCCCCATGTGGAAGAGGGCACCATCACCTTTATCGGTGCTACCACCGAAAATCCCTCCTTCGAGCTCAATAACGCCTTGCTGTCCCGGGCCCGGGTCTACCGGCTGCGCTCACTGACTGCGGACGACCTGCGTGGCCTGCTGGATCGTGCTCTGGCGGAACCGAGTCTGAAAGGCATGCGTCTGGACGATGAGGCTCGCGAGTTGCTGCTCAACTACGCCGATGGTGATGCCCGGCGTCTGCTCAACATGCTGGAAGTGGCGGCGGATTTGGCTGGCGGCGAGGCGCCGGTTATCGATGCGGAGCTGATGCGTGAAGTCCTGCGCGATGCGGTTCGACGCTTCGACAAGGGCGGCGACCTGTTCTACGACCAGATCAGCGCCCTGCACAAATCTGTGCGCGGGTCCGACCCGGATGCGGCGCTGTACTGGTTTGCGCGCATGCTGGACGGTGGCTGTGACCCCCTGTACATTGCCCGCCGCGTGGTGCGCATGGCCAGTGAAGAAGTGGCCAATGCCGACCCCCGCGCGCTGACCCTGTGCCTGCAGGCCTGGGACGTGCAGGAAAGGCTGGGAAGCCCGGAAGGGGAGCTGGCCATTGCTCAGGCCATCACCTATCTTGCGGTGGCACCGAAGAGCAATGCGGTCTACAAGGCCTACAATCAGGCCAGGGCATTGGTTCGCGAACATCCCACTGACGAGGTGCCGCTGCATCTGCGCAACGCGCCCACCCAGTTGATGAAAGACGAAGGCTTCGGGGCCGAGTATCATTACGCCCACGATTTTCCGGATGCCTTTGTGGCCGGCGAAAACTACTTTCCGCCCAGCCTCAGCGGCACCCGTTTGTACGAACCGGTAAACCGGGGACTGGAGATCAAGGTAGCGGAAAAGCTGGCCCGTTTGCGCGGCCTGAACGCGCAGAGCGACTGGCAGCGCTACGGAGACGAGCAATGA